The following coding sequences lie in one Vicinamibacteria bacterium genomic window:
- a CDS encoding coproporphyrinogen III oxidase: MEATTDPRGTEVGSYFIANYPPFFFWSADHLSKVEKVLDRSPDPSVPLGLYLHVPFCRKRCKFCYFRVYTDKNARDVERYDEAL, from the coding sequence CGGCACCGAGGTCGGTAGCTATTTCATCGCGAACTACCCTCCCTTCTTCTTCTGGAGCGCAGATCATCTCTCAAAGGTCGAAAAAGTCCTCGACCGGAGCCCCGATCCTTCCGTCCCCCTGGGGCTATACCTCCATGTTCCCTTTTGCCGGAAGCGCTGCAAATTTTGCTATTTTCGGGTTTACACCGACAAGAACGCGAGGGACGTCGAGCGCTACGACGAAGCGCT